The Erythrobacter insulae genome window below encodes:
- the alaS gene encoding alanine--tRNA ligase, translating into MTSTNDIRRSFLDFFGKADHVQVPSAPLVPYNDPTLMFVNAGMVPFKNVFTGLETPPAPRATSSQKCVRAGGKHNDLDNVGYTARHHTFFEMLGNFSFGDYFKEQAIENAWTLLTREWGLSPDKLTATVYHTDDQAFDLWRKISGLPEDRIVRITTSDNFWSMGETGPCGPCSEIFYDHGDHIFGGPPGSPDEDGDRFVEIWNLVFMQFDQQADGSRRELPSPSIDTGMGLERIAAVMQGVHNNYDTDTFKALIAASERLTGVSAQGDHAASHRVIADHLRSTSFLMADGVLPSNEGRGYVLRRIMRRAMRHAHLLGSSEPLMHRLVPGLVTEMGQAYPELVRGQALIEEVLEREETQFRKTLDKGLKLLDEATGEMSEGAELDGETAFKLYDTFGFPYDLTEDALRARGIGVDRSGFDAAMTRQKEAARAAWKGSGEAASGEVWFDIAERAGATEFTGYSSTSGEGTIVSILKDGAEVSEATVGDEVVILTNQTPFYGESGGQTGDSGTISKPEGFAAVVNDTSKPLGRLHAHHATIRAGHVAVGENIQLEVDAERRAQIRANHSATHLVHAALRNRLGDHVTQKGSLVAEDRLRFDFSHPKGLTEEDISAIEAEVNAEIRANEPVSTRLMSPDDAVEAGALALFGEKYGDEVRVLSMGRAGGKGKSYSVELCGGTHVKATGDIGVFRIISESAVSSGVRRIEALTGEAARAWLVDREDALKAAAGAIRATPEEVPARISALLEERKRLEKELSEAKKALALGGGGAAANSDATDEQVGGLKFSGQVIEGLSPKELRPLLDEAKTRLGSGVAVIVAVNEGKASIAAAVTEDLLGQHSAVDFVRAGVEALGGKGGGGRPDMAQGGGPDGSKGKDAITAIKALIAG; encoded by the coding sequence ATGACGTCAACCAATGATATTCGCCGGTCGTTCTTAGACTTCTTTGGCAAGGCCGATCACGTTCAGGTGCCGAGTGCGCCGCTGGTCCCCTATAATGACCCCACACTGATGTTCGTGAATGCGGGCATGGTGCCGTTTAAGAACGTATTCACCGGTCTCGAAACGCCGCCAGCGCCCAGAGCAACATCGTCGCAGAAATGTGTGCGGGCAGGGGGCAAACACAATGATCTCGACAATGTTGGTTACACGGCTCGGCACCACACCTTTTTCGAGATGCTCGGCAATTTTTCGTTCGGCGATTATTTCAAAGAACAGGCGATTGAAAACGCATGGACTCTGCTGACCCGTGAATGGGGGCTTTCTCCGGACAAACTAACGGCAACGGTCTATCATACCGATGATCAGGCATTTGATCTGTGGCGCAAGATTTCGGGTCTACCAGAAGATCGAATCGTCCGTATTACAACCAGTGATAATTTCTGGTCGATGGGTGAAACCGGGCCGTGCGGGCCATGTTCAGAAATTTTCTATGATCACGGAGATCATATATTCGGCGGACCTCCGGGAAGTCCGGACGAAGATGGCGATCGGTTTGTCGAGATTTGGAATCTCGTATTCATGCAATTCGATCAGCAGGCCGATGGTTCGCGCCGCGAACTGCCAAGCCCTTCGATCGATACAGGCATGGGCCTTGAGCGTATTGCTGCCGTTATGCAGGGTGTCCATAACAATTATGACACCGATACATTCAAAGCTTTGATCGCCGCATCGGAGCGGCTTACTGGTGTTTCGGCCCAAGGCGATCATGCTGCCAGCCACCGGGTAATTGCGGATCACTTGAGATCGACTAGCTTCCTTATGGCGGACGGTGTTTTGCCGTCGAATGAGGGCCGCGGATATGTCCTGCGCCGGATCATGCGCCGGGCCATGCGCCATGCTCACCTGCTCGGATCGAGCGAACCTTTGATGCACCGCCTTGTACCAGGGTTGGTGACTGAAATGGGTCAAGCGTATCCAGAGCTGGTGCGCGGGCAAGCCCTGATCGAAGAGGTTTTGGAACGCGAGGAAACGCAGTTCCGCAAAACACTCGATAAGGGACTCAAACTCTTAGACGAGGCCACCGGCGAAATGAGCGAGGGCGCAGAGCTCGATGGTGAGACTGCATTCAAACTCTATGACACGTTTGGTTTCCCTTATGACTTGACCGAAGACGCTCTGCGGGCTCGCGGAATTGGCGTGGATCGCAGCGGGTTTGACGCTGCAATGACGCGTCAGAAAGAGGCCGCGCGTGCTGCCTGGAAGGGTTCCGGAGAAGCTGCCTCTGGCGAGGTCTGGTTCGACATTGCCGAGCGTGCGGGGGCCACCGAATTCACTGGTTATTCTTCGACATCGGGTGAGGGGACCATCGTTTCCATCCTCAAAGATGGTGCCGAAGTATCCGAAGCTACCGTCGGTGACGAGGTTGTCATTCTAACCAACCAAACACCTTTCTACGGCGAAAGCGGCGGTCAGACTGGCGATTCCGGCACGATTTCGAAACCTGAGGGTTTCGCTGCGGTCGTCAATGACACAAGCAAGCCACTTGGCCGCCTGCACGCGCATCATGCGACGATTCGTGCAGGGCACGTGGCCGTTGGTGAAAACATACAGTTAGAGGTCGATGCCGAGCGGCGGGCGCAAATCCGGGCGAATCACTCGGCGACCCACCTTGTTCATGCGGCCCTTCGCAATCGTTTGGGTGATCATGTTACTCAAAAGGGTTCCCTTGTGGCGGAGGACCGTCTGCGGTTCGATTTTTCCCATCCTAAAGGCCTGACCGAAGAAGATATTTCCGCGATTGAAGCCGAGGTGAATGCGGAGATCCGCGCGAATGAGCCGGTTTCTACCCGTCTGATGAGCCCGGACGATGCCGTAGAGGCGGGGGCATTGGCGCTTTTCGGGGAGAAATACGGCGACGAGGTTCGAGTTCTGTCGATGGGCCGCGCTGGCGGCAAAGGGAAGAGCTACTCTGTCGAATTGTGCGGCGGAACCCACGTCAAGGCGACCGGCGATATCGGTGTGTTCCGGATAATCTCAGAGAGCGCGGTTTCATCGGGTGTCCGCCGGATTGAAGCCCTGACAGGGGAAGCTGCGCGAGCTTGGCTCGTTGATCGTGAGGATGCCTTGAAGGCGGCAGCCGGAGCAATCCGCGCAACGCCTGAGGAGGTTCCTGCGCGGATCAGCGCTTTGCTTGAGGAACGCAAGCGGTTGGAGAAAGAACTGTCTGAGGCGAAGAAGGCTCTCGCTTTGGGAGGCGGAGGCGCTGCAGCGAATTCTGACGCTACAGATGAGCAAGTTGGCGGTCTTAAGTTCAGCGGTCAGGTCATCGAAGGACTCAGCCCCAAGGAGCTGCGCCCGCTGCTTGACGAAGCGAAGACACGTCTTGGTTCGGGCGTGGCCGTGATTGTGGCAGTCAACGAAGGCAAGGCGAGCATCGCGGCGGCTGTGACCGAAGACCTGCTAGGTCAGCACAGCGCTGTCGATTTTGTTCGTGCCGGCGTAGAGGCATTAGGCGGCAAAGGCGGCGGTGGCCGGCCAGATATGGCTCAAGGTGGCGGTCCAGACGGTTCGAAAGGCAAGGACGCGATCACTGCGATTAAGGCACTAATCGCTGGTTGA
- a CDS encoding SapC family protein produces MASAPQPQLPLFYKDLLPLNSRDHGDWKVSPFENVDFLGETHAIPLTVDEFVDAQRDYPIVFTAGDNPLPIALMGLNEGVNTFMDDNGKMVADVYVPAYIRRYPFILAKLQQESDDMSLCFDPSAGVVGKEKDGQALFDGKDPTEYTNNVLDFCKKFEEAGQRTKAFLEELKKLDILMDGEIAITRSDAPDTPFVYRGFRMVDEKKLRELPTETVETLNKNGMGMLIHAHLFSLNLMRKIFERQSAQGKVPTPTNTNGAAPAVN; encoded by the coding sequence ATGGCCAGCGCGCCGCAGCCGCAACTTCCGCTGTTTTACAAAGACCTACTTCCGCTCAACAGCCGTGATCACGGTGACTGGAAAGTAAGCCCGTTCGAAAACGTAGACTTCCTTGGTGAGACCCACGCGATTCCGCTGACTGTCGATGAATTCGTCGATGCGCAGCGCGATTATCCGATCGTGTTCACAGCAGGCGACAATCCTCTGCCAATCGCCTTGATGGGCCTTAACGAAGGCGTAAACACCTTCATGGATGACAATGGCAAGATGGTCGCGGACGTTTACGTTCCGGCCTATATCCGCCGCTATCCCTTCATCCTCGCCAAACTTCAGCAGGAAAGCGATGATATGTCGCTTTGCTTCGATCCAAGTGCGGGTGTTGTCGGCAAAGAAAAAGATGGTCAGGCGTTGTTCGACGGAAAAGATCCGACCGAATACACCAACAATGTCCTCGATTTCTGCAAGAAATTCGAAGAAGCCGGCCAACGCACAAAGGCTTTTCTTGAGGAACTCAAGAAGCTCGACATTTTGATGGATGGCGAAATTGCGATCACCCGCAGCGATGCACCGGACACGCCTTTCGTCTATCGCGGGTTCCGCATGGTTGACGAGAAGAAACTGCGGGAACTTCCAACTGAAACCGTCGAAACGCTGAACAAGAATGGTATGGGCATGTTGATCCACGCTCACCTTTTCTCTTTGAACCTGATGCGCAAGATTTTTGAACGCCAATCAGCTCAAGGCAAGGTTCCTACACCGACAAACACCAACGGTGCAGCACCAGCGGTCAACTAA
- the cpdR gene encoding cell cycle two-component system response regulator CpdR: MTSNPAPRILLAEDEEAMRSYLERALTNAGYEVSTVDRGTDAIPLLEKEQFDLLLSDIVMPEMDGIELAQRCAEISPRTKVMFITGFAAVSLRASREQPHAKVLSKPFHLRDLVLEVERVFEDQREATL, translated from the coding sequence ATGACATCGAATCCCGCACCGCGAATCCTTTTGGCCGAAGACGAAGAGGCGATGCGTTCCTATTTGGAGCGTGCGCTTACCAATGCTGGATACGAGGTCAGCACGGTTGACCGCGGAACCGATGCTATCCCTCTGCTGGAAAAAGAGCAGTTTGACCTGTTGCTATCAGATATCGTGATGCCAGAAATGGACGGGATCGAATTGGCGCAGCGATGTGCGGAGATATCTCCACGGACGAAGGTGATGTTCATAACCGGCTTTGCCGCAGTGTCGCTGCGCGCCAGCCGAGAGCAACCGCATGCAAAAGTGCTTTCGAAACCGTTTCACCTGCGCGATCTCGTGCTAGAGGTTGAGCGTGTGTTTGAAGACCAGCGCGAAGCGACCCTTTGA
- a CDS encoding NADP-dependent isocitrate dehydrogenase, translating to MQKIKVQNPVVELDGDEMTKIIWQWIRERLILPYLDVDLRYYDLSIEKRDETDDQITIDAANAIKEHGVGVKCATITPDEARVEEFGLKKMWRSPNGTIRNILGGVVFREPIVIDNVPRLVPGWTDPIVVGRHAFGDQYRATDTLIPGAGKLRLVFEGEDGQKIDLDVFEFETPGVAMAMYNLDDSIRAFARASMNYGLDRKWPVYLSTKNTIMKKYDGRFKDLFQEIYEAEFADKFDAAGITYEHRLIDDMVASALKWSGKFVWACKNYDGDVQSDTVAQGFGSLGLMTSVLMTPDGKTVEAEAAHGTVTRHYRQHQEGKATSTNPIASIFAWTRGLMYRGKFDGTPDVVKFAETLERVCIETVEKGQMTKDLALLIGPGQNWQTTEQFFESIVQNLEKEMQNWS from the coding sequence ATGCAAAAAATCAAAGTACAAAATCCGGTCGTAGAGCTTGACGGCGACGAAATGACAAAAATCATTTGGCAGTGGATCCGCGAACGCTTGATCCTGCCATATCTTGATGTGGACTTGAGATACTATGATCTTTCGATCGAAAAACGCGACGAGACCGATGACCAGATCACGATCGATGCTGCGAATGCGATCAAAGAGCACGGCGTCGGCGTTAAATGCGCCACCATTACTCCTGATGAAGCGCGTGTCGAAGAATTCGGTCTGAAGAAAATGTGGCGCTCGCCTAACGGCACGATCCGTAATATTCTGGGCGGGGTCGTTTTCCGGGAGCCTATCGTGATCGACAACGTTCCGCGCCTCGTGCCGGGCTGGACCGATCCGATTGTTGTGGGCCGCCATGCATTCGGCGACCAATATCGCGCAACCGACACTCTCATTCCGGGCGCAGGAAAATTGCGGCTCGTATTCGAAGGGGAAGACGGACAGAAAATTGATCTCGATGTCTTCGAGTTCGAAACACCCGGCGTGGCGATGGCCATGTACAACCTTGACGATTCAATCCGCGCTTTTGCTCGTGCGTCGATGAATTATGGCCTTGACCGGAAATGGCCTGTGTATCTTTCGACCAAGAACACTATCATGAAAAAATATGATGGTCGGTTCAAAGATCTCTTCCAAGAAATTTACGAAGCCGAATTTGCCGATAAATTTGACGCGGCCGGCATCACTTATGAACACCGTTTGATTGACGACATGGTCGCGTCAGCTCTGAAATGGAGCGGCAAGTTTGTGTGGGCCTGCAAAAACTATGACGGCGACGTCCAGTCCGACACCGTCGCACAGGGTTTTGGCTCGCTTGGCCTGATGACGTCTGTTTTGATGACGCCAGATGGTAAAACCGTCGAGGCCGAGGCAGCCCACGGCACCGTTACACGCCATTACCGCCAGCATCAGGAAGGCAAAGCAACGTCGACCAACCCGATTGCATCAATTTTCGCGTGGACGCGCGGGTTGATGTACCGAGGCAAGTTTGACGGGACACCTGATGTCGTAAAATTCGCCGAAACCCTGGAAAGGGTCTGCATCGAGACAGTCGAAAAGGGACAGATGACAAAAGATCTCGCACTGCTCATCGGTCCGGGCCAGAACTGGCAAACGACCGAACAGTTTTTTGAGTCGATCGTTCAGAACCTTGAGAAAGAGATGCAAAACTGGAGCTAA
- a CDS encoding cation:proton antiporter domain-containing protein, which yields MAGELTMSPVMQDALVILGAAGIVIPVFTRFRITPIIGFILIGVLVGPFGLGALVEDVPWLEYITISDPERLAPFADFGIILLLFAIGLELSFNRLWQMRKLVFGLGSLELLIIGSASAAFFGYYSGMGTTAALALGFALAFSSTAIVLPISGTKSPVGRAALSMLLFEDIMIVPIIFILGALAPNAANEGWSGLTDTLFQGGLVILLLLVLGRFALPRLFSQAARTKSPELFLAASLLVVIGASLATAATGLSPIVGALIAGLLIAETEYHGEVESIMEPFKGLALGVFLITIGMSINVMTIIGDWANVAAAVFGVLIFKAIITGSLLKMMGARRSTAAETGVLMASPSETTLIVLAAATSALVIDVETAQFWQIVTAIGLTVTPLLAKLGRVIARRVEASPELPEEDHFDHRTIIIGGGRVGRLIADMLKCHDQPYVLLDSDPDMIDRAKRDGYRATFGDAARGDALTRLGIERSPALVLTMDEPVLAQRLVAKLRSTYPDLLIVARARDTDHAAQLYRAGASHAVPENLESSLQLSEAVLVDIGVAMGPVIASIHEKRDEYRERLERDGGLSEKPKLRTSTATLDA from the coding sequence ATGGCAGGCGAACTCACTATGTCCCCGGTAATGCAGGACGCTCTCGTAATTCTGGGCGCGGCTGGCATTGTTATCCCGGTTTTTACCCGTTTCCGCATCACGCCAATCATCGGATTTATTCTGATCGGGGTTCTGGTTGGTCCGTTTGGCCTGGGTGCGCTTGTTGAAGATGTCCCGTGGCTTGAATATATCACGATATCCGATCCTGAGCGACTGGCGCCGTTTGCAGATTTCGGAATAATACTTCTCCTGTTCGCTATCGGCTTGGAACTTTCGTTCAACCGGCTTTGGCAAATGCGGAAATTGGTGTTTGGCCTTGGTTCGCTAGAGCTGTTGATTATCGGCTCGGCATCTGCCGCTTTCTTCGGCTATTACAGCGGCATGGGAACAACCGCAGCGCTTGCGCTTGGGTTTGCCCTCGCTTTTTCATCGACCGCAATTGTGCTGCCAATATCTGGGACAAAATCACCAGTAGGGCGCGCGGCGCTTTCGATGCTGTTGTTTGAAGATATTATGATTGTGCCGATCATCTTTATCCTCGGCGCGCTTGCACCCAACGCCGCCAACGAAGGATGGTCCGGTCTGACCGACACCTTGTTTCAAGGCGGTCTTGTCATCTTGCTTTTGCTTGTTCTTGGTCGCTTTGCCCTTCCCCGCTTGTTTTCGCAGGCTGCCCGAACCAAAAGCCCCGAGCTCTTTTTGGCCGCATCTCTGCTTGTCGTGATCGGAGCCAGTCTGGCCACGGCGGCAACCGGCCTCTCTCCAATTGTCGGCGCTTTGATCGCCGGTCTCCTGATCGCAGAGACCGAATATCACGGTGAAGTCGAGAGCATCATGGAACCGTTTAAGGGCCTCGCGCTTGGCGTATTTCTGATCACAATCGGCATGAGCATCAATGTGATGACCATAATCGGCGATTGGGCCAATGTCGCCGCTGCTGTGTTCGGAGTGCTCATTTTCAAAGCGATAATCACCGGCTCTTTGCTGAAAATGATGGGCGCACGGCGCAGTACCGCGGCTGAGACTGGCGTATTGATGGCAAGCCCGAGCGAAACCACGTTGATCGTACTTGCCGCCGCCACCAGCGCGCTTGTCATCGATGTTGAAACGGCTCAATTCTGGCAAATCGTTACCGCTATTGGCCTTACTGTTACTCCTCTATTGGCCAAGCTTGGCCGGGTCATCGCACGGCGAGTTGAGGCATCCCCGGAACTTCCCGAGGAAGATCATTTTGATCATCGCACTATCATCATCGGCGGAGGCCGCGTTGGCCGTTTGATCGCCGACATGCTGAAATGCCATGATCAACCCTACGTCCTGCTCGATTCCGATCCAGATATGATTGATCGCGCCAAACGCGACGGATACCGGGCTACGTTTGGCGATGCCGCGCGCGGTGATGCGCTGACACGGCTGGGTATCGAACGCTCACCGGCTTTGGTTTTGACAATGGACGAGCCCGTTCTTGCGCAGAGGCTGGTGGCCAAATTGCGAAGTACGTATCCTGATCTTTTGATCGTGGCGCGCGCACGCGACACCGATCATGCTGCGCAGCTCTATCGTGCAGGTGCGAGCCATGCTGTCCCCGAAAATCTTGAGAGTTCGCTTCAGCTTTCCGAAGCGGTGCTTGTCGATATTGGTGTGGCCATGGGCCCGGTCATCGCCTCGATCCATGAAAAGCGAGACGAGTATCGCGAACGATTGGAACGTGATGGCGGGCTATCCGAGAAACCTAAATTGAGGACATCCACGGCAACACTGGACGCCTGA
- a CDS encoding N-formylglutamate amidohydrolase gives MSPPKLPFESNLTPPSAYSEGKLLSVKGGAVMDDLHGPAFIHVAPQSMPLPILIAVPHAGRVYPAETLAQMRDAELSQLRLEDRFVDLLGVEIAKATGTGLLVANAPRAMLDLNRAHDDVDWEMINGPGRRTTKPEPVLTGTNRRARSGLGLVPRRLPGFGEIWRQKLPRDELDRRIDRIHRPYHEFLSSELLRIRAEWGAALLIDLHSMPPLRRQAGQDRAPQIVLGDRFGASCEHSVIARAFSYLDQNGFVVAHNRPYSGGYVLDRHASPTRGLHAIQVEICRSSYLDENLDEPTAALAPLAQMLAGLVRVLGAETANLGCPGQMKQAAE, from the coding sequence ATGTCACCTCCAAAATTGCCTTTTGAATCCAACCTGACGCCGCCTTCTGCATATAGCGAGGGTAAATTGCTGAGCGTGAAGGGCGGGGCGGTTATGGATGACCTGCATGGCCCCGCATTTATTCACGTCGCGCCGCAATCGATGCCGCTTCCAATTCTAATTGCGGTTCCGCATGCCGGGCGTGTTTATCCCGCTGAAACCCTTGCGCAAATGCGCGATGCCGAGCTGAGCCAATTGCGATTGGAAGATCGCTTTGTCGATCTGCTCGGCGTTGAGATAGCGAAAGCGACCGGCACCGGCCTGCTCGTGGCGAATGCACCGCGCGCCATGTTGGACCTTAATCGGGCTCATGACGATGTCGATTGGGAGATGATTAATGGCCCGGGCCGCCGCACCACAAAACCGGAGCCAGTTCTGACTGGCACGAATCGGCGTGCGCGTAGCGGTCTGGGTTTGGTGCCGCGCCGCTTGCCCGGATTTGGCGAGATTTGGCGGCAGAAACTGCCGCGTGATGAACTGGATCGGCGGATTGACCGGATCCATCGGCCCTATCACGAATTTCTATCCAGCGAACTGTTGCGGATCCGAGCGGAATGGGGCGCTGCTTTACTGATTGATCTGCATTCAATGCCGCCTTTGAGGCGTCAGGCAGGACAGGATCGTGCGCCGCAAATCGTACTTGGCGACCGCTTTGGCGCATCTTGCGAACACAGCGTCATCGCGCGCGCTTTCAGTTATCTTGACCAGAATGGCTTTGTCGTGGCGCATAACCGGCCCTATTCAGGTGGTTATGTTCTTGACAGGCATGCTTCACCGACCCGCGGATTGCATGCGATCCAAGTCGAAATTTGCCGATCAAGCTATTTGGATGAAAATCTGGACGAGCCAACCGCTGCGCTCGCTCCGCTGGCGCAGATGCTGGCCGGCCTGGTTCGCGTATTGGGTGCTGAAACCGCGAACTTGGGCTGTCCAGGCCAGATGAAGCAAGCGGCCGAGTGA
- a CDS encoding GNAT family N-acetyltransferase translates to MTEPRRRARLEIRQAKLKDVRAIGDLVRRAYADLPAYTQGEIRGQINNYADGCFIAKLDGKIVGYCASMRLDEIVALADHSWDEVTGNGFGSRHDPTGDWLYGYEMCVDPGVRGTRLGRRLYEERRALAERLDLKGIVFGGRMPGLAKAMRRKTNRADTPEEYLQKVIDTKIHDPVLRFQLANGFEPHGILHNYLPEDKQSKANAVRMIWRNPYVDIDSPPKHRLPRDVEGVRIATCQLQARAVTGFDEFMKHIEYFVDVAADYESDFIVFPELFTLMLLSAEEKEQSPLESIELLSKYTPRIRQRLSEMALSYNINIIGGSHPTRMPDGDIHNVAYVCLRDGSVHAQEKIHPTPNEAYWWNIKGGDSIDAIPTDCGPIGILICYDSEFPELARRLVDEGARIIFVPFCTDSRQGYMRVRYCAQARAIENQCYVVMSGNVGNLPNVANMDIQYAQSCILTPCDFPFARDGIAAEASENVETLTISDVNLADLSWARAEGTVQNLHDRRFDLYRIEWDKRVGNISDPLGLPIEDHEGAAKPIGPPTAGGG, encoded by the coding sequence ATGACCGAACCTCGCCGCAGAGCACGCCTTGAAATCCGTCAGGCCAAGCTGAAGGATGTGCGCGCCATCGGCGATCTTGTTCGCCGGGCTTATGCCGATCTGCCGGCCTATACGCAGGGCGAAATCCGCGGTCAGATCAACAATTACGCTGACGGCTGTTTTATAGCCAAGCTCGACGGTAAAATCGTCGGCTATTGCGCATCCATGCGGCTCGACGAGATTGTCGCACTGGCCGATCATTCTTGGGACGAGGTCACCGGCAACGGTTTTGGATCCCGTCACGATCCCACAGGCGATTGGCTTTACGGATACGAAATGTGCGTGGACCCCGGCGTACGCGGCACCCGGCTGGGCCGTAGGCTGTATGAGGAACGCCGCGCTCTAGCCGAGCGCCTCGATCTAAAAGGCATCGTCTTTGGCGGACGCATGCCCGGCCTTGCAAAGGCGATGCGGCGCAAAACCAACCGCGCCGATACACCTGAGGAATATCTGCAAAAGGTCATCGACACCAAAATCCACGATCCGGTCTTGCGCTTTCAGCTGGCTAACGGGTTCGAGCCGCACGGCATTCTGCACAACTATCTGCCCGAAGATAAGCAATCCAAAGCCAACGCAGTGCGAATGATCTGGCGCAACCCGTATGTCGACATCGACTCTCCGCCGAAACACCGCCTTCCCCGTGATGTCGAAGGTGTTCGAATTGCGACCTGTCAATTGCAGGCGCGCGCCGTCACCGGCTTCGATGAATTTATGAAACACATCGAATATTTCGTTGATGTTGCTGCTGATTATGAGAGCGACTTTATCGTTTTCCCCGAGCTTTTCACACTTATGCTTCTGAGTGCTGAAGAGAAAGAGCAAAGCCCGCTGGAATCAATCGAACTGCTCAGCAAATATACGCCGCGCATTCGTCAGCGCCTCTCCGAAATGGCGCTCTCCTATAACATCAACATCATCGGTGGATCGCACCCGACTCGGATGCCGGATGGGGACATTCATAACGTCGCGTATGTATGCCTGCGCGATGGATCCGTGCACGCGCAGGAGAAAATTCACCCGACTCCCAACGAGGCCTATTGGTGGAACATCAAAGGCGGAGACAGTATCGACGCGATCCCGACGGATTGCGGTCCAATCGGTATACTGATCTGTTACGATAGCGAATTTCCCGAGCTGGCCCGAAGGCTGGTTGACGAGGGTGCCCGCATTATCTTTGTACCATTCTGTACCGACAGCCGTCAGGGTTACATGCGCGTGCGCTACTGCGCACAGGCACGAGCGATTGAGAACCAATGCTATGTCGTGATGAGCGGCAATGTAGGGAACCTACCCAATGTCGCCAACATGGACATTCAATATGCGCAAAGCTGTATCCTGACGCCATGTGACTTCCCATTTGCCCGAGATGGCATCGCTGCGGAAGCCAGCGAAAATGTCGAGACGCTGACTATCAGTGATGTCAATTTGGCTGATCTGAGTTGGGCCCGCGCAGAGGGAACGGTTCAAAACCTGCATGACCGACGTTTTGATCTCTACCGCATCGAATGGGACAAGCGCGTCGGCAACATTTCGGATCCTTTGGGCCTGCCCATTGAAGATCACGAAGGTGCCGCAAAACCAATCGGTCCCCCAACCGCAGGTGGCGGATGA